DNA from Drosophila willistoni isolate 14030-0811.24 unplaced genomic scaffold, UCI_dwil_1.1 Seg220, whole genome shotgun sequence:
TGTCGGTTGATAAGATTGAAATCTAAGTTagaaaaatttgaatgaaCTTTCCAATAGTAAAATTGCTTAGTCTTCTTAAGATTTCGTAGAACTAGCAAGGGCATATAATCATAGCCCATCATAgtttacaaaatattaatcaaaatatttttaaatacccAACATTTTGGCTATTAATATTCTTAGATTGAGGTATCGTTCTGTTTCTGATGTGGCCTTAATTTCTCACTTTGCGTgactaaattttatttaattacgtATTCCGATAAACTTTAAGTAAGCCCAACAGATATTTAAAATCCCCAATGTCTACTGCTGTTGTTAACTTGGCATTTTGAAGGCAGAGCTCACAATTGAAtcctttttatttgtattttttttttttcgcttcttgtttttgttggccaGATGGAAGCCACTTGAAAGGCGTGAGAGAAGGAGCAgagataaaaatttaattaagaccCAGCAGTAACACCTTTGTCAACTAATTACATGTCGCAGTCGATGGCCGACGAAAGGCCAAAGCCCAaccaatttcaaaaaggatttaattggaaaaaaaaatgataaggTTGAATTGAGTCTCTGAGTCTTGCCAAGTCTCTGTATTATTGAAATATAATCTGTTACGATCAGTCTATgtgaaaactaaactaaaaaacaaactaaagcATTTGGATAGCTTATGTGATCTGAAGATCACAAGGATGTAAGTCTAGAGATGAATTTAGTCAGGCCTTACCCAACAAGTGAATATACTTTTTTTGAGGGGAAAGggaataaaatgaaaacacgAACACGAAAAGCATTGAGTGACAAAGGTGTGATTTATTATTTTGGATTGCtttttcgggtttttttttcctgtacTTCTTCACGTTTTCTCTCCAGCGTCTGCTTCTCTTTTGTCGCCGATTTCAATTGTCTGCaatgtttctttctttctttctttactTTGATTCGTtcattgtaattttttgccagttgtttgttggaaatttgttttttcaataCTTAGCGCAAAGAATTTTCTCTGTCTGCATCGTTAGACAAATTAAAAAGGGTTCCAAAATGGCACCAAAATGACAATAAACTACAGACTGAAGATGCCAGAGGCGaggaagaaagaaagaacCAAAGAGGGTGTTATgaaaagagatagaaagaTTTTTTGCTGTATCTTAGTATATTGGTTGAGCTTTAATTccttttcaaaacctattatGGAATAGTGTTATTGTGATCAACAGAGATAACACACTTCGTATGCTATATTACTGCTTAAGGAAACATTGAGTAATAATACTTTCtgaacaatatttttaaaattcgtAAACAGCTAAAAATATTCAATCTTTTGATGGTTTTCTtaatcgttttcttttttttttttttgaatctatCTTGAATTAAATCTATCTGTCTGGTATATGGCTGCTGATAATCAAAAGAGAAAGgctaaaaaaacatttaaaagtgCATACTCTGCTTATTATAAATAGAAGATTTTAATACTAGACTCATATTCTGTACTACTGTACTGTACGACCAGAACACCCCTTATGAGAGTAAACAGTCTCAAGTGCTTTTGCATTGGTGTTCATGCTCTTTTATCACAAAGAACAAAAGTAAAacggaaaaaagaaaatcgaaCATGGGAAGGATATTTTTATGCGCTTCTTAGGTTTATCGCAGGAGGCGGAAGCTAATGGGATTTTCAACGCATAAAAACGATAAATCTATGCGTTgcaaaagttttgggtcacgGGAGACCACGgaaactttttcattttcactttAAATGCGCTAACGAGCCAGTTCCATTAAAcgcatttatgtatatatacatatatttactcgtttttttttgttattgtggttcatatattttgctttttgtttttattattattttagcaATTGGAATTTTAAAACCGACAAAAATGCATAAACCAAAAGGTTGTTTTCGCTAACAAACGTTTGCATTTGTTTATGCTAAcagattttcaattgaaattggttCGAAAAAAATAATAGTGTCTCTATGCCGCCAGCGAGAAGTGTAGTCCAAACTGTTTGGCCAAAAAGCATTTtcccacacacgcacacacgcacacatacgcATCAGGGACTTCCTATCTTGCTCAGAatgtgagaaaaacttttgcgacctgttggaagagttctttggaatttttaaggatttcaGAAATGTTCGCTGTTTGGATTTCAATGAGGTGACTCCAGACACTGAGTACAATGGGCGGCTGTACATTGCAGCGGCCAATGAGGATACGATGGACTGGGTGGCGGGCAACGTATGCTCCATGGAGACATATCAGGCCACCAGTCTCATAGACTTCCTACACCTGACACCGGCCAGAGTTACATGGCCAAAGGTCGAGAAGTGTTTCCAAGCAATTTTCGAGCTTCTGGAACAGCAGAATGCTGATATTACGACGGAGAAGTGGGCCGTGGTGAGCCGCAAAGATGCAGCCCCCATAGTGACAGATATTTGTCCAAATGAACAGCTTGAGATCTGGATGGATGCAGAGAGTGTGGACATCATCAAGGAAAGATGCAACAgcctcaaattttgttttggattatcaaatttgagttttgcgattagaacacgcttttatatttttattttatgcaatatatattttgaaatgttaaaaaaaggTTACAATTGCGGCAGTCTCATTTGTCTGCCGATTATTCTGACTGGCAACGATAGTTTgtcgtaatagaaaaatattgttgctttactaacgaaacgttgattggtgaattttgtcatcaaagtttattatgccaaaagtATCCATGTCCTTGTTTCACATCTACTTTGTATCGGCACTCTTTTGACTTGGTTAAGGCTGGAACAGGAATACGTAAACAGGGATAAACAAAACTTCCCAATTATCAATATTGCACGATCTAAAATATTACGTTTCGAATTAAATTCATCTATAAACCAGAGGGATGGGgcaaacttcgaccgcgtcaaagtaataggaaataacgaagatattgatcaaagtcactgtttaccaccgattgttcctatgggagctatacgatatagtcgcccgatcttagtttgattcggcacagtcattaatggttatattaaactgagaaataacaaatttttatgacatttgcgtagaaagtaacgaatttacttgggttctattcaataatctcttagtttttcaattattttaacGAAAATTGCTAATAATTCACTGattaaaagagacagaaagatttggcaatttcatactgctaagtttattttcgaaaatatctaGTACTCTCAGCTGGACGGAAGCAATTCACACatttttgagatccaagaaggcctgggatgtttgtaaaattcgaccTGGTCAAGGGGGTACAGTACTTGAATCATTCGTGAACtcatacagtcaacatcaaaaataaaacaaaaagtttacttctgaaaatcaaaaaagagaaaaacaaaagtgaaaacatgttgactgttcaattgatcatgcaatccggaaaggttagtaaacgtgaggatataacttttcataatcgtgaccaagtgttcttttccagcCATTGGTTACGAAGCTCCCAATCTCAGCTACCGTATACGAGCTAAAGGCTGAGCTTCAGAGCCTTCTCAATATTGAGCCGGAAACATTGGAGATTTCTGCATCTGATGTAACGTGTGCCGATTCAGTTTTTTTAATAGAAGTTGCTGGTctaggcaaaaacaaacaaattaagccggttgtgtcttgctatgaaggcaacaattttgtgggCTTGATACTATTTTCCCTTGGGGGCGAGGATTTCGCCGATCCATTAGTCGATAATTCGGTGTCAGACTCAAGTATCGAAGATAGTGAATCTTCCGTCATTGAGCTATCCTCGGGATCTAGTGGCGGATCC
Protein-coding regions in this window:
- the LOC124461162 gene encoding uncharacterized protein LOC124461162, producing MQSGKPLVTKLPISATVYELKAELQSLLNIEPETLEISASDVTCADSVFLIEVAGLGKNKQIKPVVSCYEGNNFVGLILFSLGGEDFADPLVDNSVSDSSIEDSESSVIELSSGSSGGSVQPSTIDCKRGIKRKAQGHEITIETKRIKYVLESSEESLENHSYGDMQEACDMGGCGIKSRPRPVKH